The genomic window AGGTGATCTCCTTCCTCGTGATCGGCATCATCCTGCTGGTGGCCGCCAACACCATGGCCATGACGGCGCGGGAGCGGATCGCCGAATACGCCGTGCTCAAGACCCTCGGCTTTCGCTCCGGACACCTCCTGGGGTTGATCGCCGGCGAATCGCTTCTGATGTCGGTGCTCGGGGCCGCTCTTGGCATCGTGATTCTGTTCCCGGTCGTCGGCGGCGTCGGGGCCGCCCTGCAGGCGTGGTTCCCGGCGTTCTTGGTGGACCCACAGACTTACCCGATGGCTGCGGTGATCGCGCTTCTGGTCGGTGGCCTGGCCGCGGCGTTCCCGGCCTGGCGGGCGATCAGCGTCTCAATTGTCAACGGCCTGCGCCGGATTGGATGACGGGTGATCTCATGGGACTGATTCTCGGATATACACTGCGCAATCTCGCCGTCCGCAAGCTGACGACGACACTGACTGTTTCCGGGCTGAGCTTGGTCGTATTCGTCTTTGCGGCGGTGATGATGCTGGCCCATGGCTTGGAGAAGACGTTGGTGGCAACCGGTTCGGCGGACAACGCCATCGTCGTGCGCGCCGCGGCCAGCACCGAGACCGTTTCGTTGCTCTCACGGGAGCAGGGGGCGATCGTCAAGACCCAGCCAGAGATTCTGCTGGGGGGCGATGGCGCGCCGGTCGCCGCCGGCGAAATCGTTGTGCTCATCAACATCGACAAGCGTAAGAACGGCGAGCCGGCCAATGTCGTCATTCGCGGAACCGTGCCCGCTGCCTTTCCGTTGCGTCCCAACGTGAAGCTCACGTCCGGCCGCATGTTCACGCCGGGGACCTCGGAGGTGATCGCCGGCAGCGCCGTCGCCGCCAATTTCCGCGGTTGCGGACTGGGTGAGCATGTGACCTTTGCCGGTCGTGAGTGGAATGTGGTGGGTACGTTCGACGCCGGCGGGGCCGGGTTTGATTCGGAGCTCTGGGGCGATGTCGAGCAGGTGCAGCAGTCGTTCCGTCGGCCGATTCTCTCGTCGATGACCGTGAAACTGCGCGATCCCGCCGAATTCCAGAAGTTCAAGGAGCGATTGGAGAGCGATCCGCGTCTGACCATCGATGTCAAGCGGGAGCTCGACTACTATGCCGATCAGTCGCGCGCCACGGCGACCTTCATCCGGGTCATCGGGACCGTGATCTCGATCATTTTCGCCTTCGGCGCCATGGTCGGCGCCATGATCACGATGTACGCCACGGTCGCCAACCGCACGGTGGAGATCGGCACCTTGCGCGCCATCGGCTTCTCCCGCCGGGCCGTGATGCTGGTCTTCCTCATCGAGTCGCTCTGGCTGTCGTTGATCGGCGCCGGCATCGGCCTGGTGGCCGCCTCCCTGATGTCGCTCGTGCGAATCTCGACCACCAATTGGGATACACTCTCCGAGCTCGCATTCGGTTTTGCCGTTTCCCCGCAGATTATCCTGGGGTCGCTGATCTTCGCCGTTGCCATGGGTCTCTGCGGCGGTTTCCTCCCCGCTGTACGCGCCGCCCGCGCCAACATCGTCGAATCACTGCGCGCGGCGTAGCGAGCATGCCCATCGAGGACAGATGATAGGGTGGGTGCTTTGCACCCACCATCAGGGGGCTGAAAGCCCCCTGTCCGCGGTCGACTCAGGTCGATGCGGAGAACCCGCGTGCACACCTATTTGTTGACGAGGGCGTACCAGACTGAAAATAGAGAAAGCACTGCGCCGATGAATCCAACCAGAATGCCCCCCCACGATAAGACGAGATTGCGCTGGTCACGATACCTGTCCAACTTGTGACCATAGATGCTGTCGAGGAGACGCATGTTCTGAAACATGCGGTCAATCCAACTGCGGAACTCGGCGGTGATGTGCAGGGTGACCGAAGGACCATCGTTCTCGGGGGGTATCTTCAGTTTGGGATCGATACAGAACATTCTCGCGTCCTGATCCCAGTCGGCCCATTCCTGTTCCATCGACTTCAACTCCGGACCGAGCTGCCTTAGTACTTTGGGGACGCGCCAGATGCACACCTTCGGTATCTCCAATTGCAGAACGCGGCGGTTCAGATCCTCCCATTTCTCTGCAAGTGCGTCCCGGCGGCGTGCCAGCTCAACGAGGTCCGGATTATCTTCCTGCCGAACTGGCCAGCGATATTCTCGCATTCTCATGGTTGCCACCCTACTTTCTCACCGCCGCCAGCCATGATTCAACCGCGGCCCGCTCACGCGGGATCGCCGCCGAAAGGACGCGGTTGCCCTCGGGTGTCACGAGGACATCGTCCTCGATGCGCACCCCGATCTTCCGGTCGGGAAGGTAGATCCCCGGCTCGACGGCGATCACCATCCCCGGTGCCAACGGCAGCGCTTCATCGGCGGCATCATGGACCTCCAGGCCGAGATGGTGCGCCGTGAAGTGGATCATCTGGTCGACATATCCCGATTGGCGAATCACCGCGCGTGCGGTCGAGTCGATCTGGCGCAGGGTCACACCCGGCCGGACCGCGGCGATGGCCGCAGTCTGGGCCGCCAGAACGATGTCGTACAACGCCGCCTGCTCCGGCGTAAAGAAACCATCGACCGGTACAGTCCGTGTGATGTCAGAGCAATAGTGGTCCCACTCGGCGCCGCAGTCGATCAGGAGCAGGTCCCCGGCGGCCAGCACGCGTTCCCGTTTACCGTAGTGCACGATGGCGGCATCGGGACCGGTGCCGATGATCGGCTCAAAAGCCAGATGCTCCACGCCGCGACGCTTGAGCGACTCCTCCAACACGCCATCGAGCGCCAACTCAGTTGTGCCGGGATGGACCGCCGCCAGCTCGTCGGTGATCCCCTGATGCGTCAGCGCGATCGCCTTCTCGATGGCGGCGATCTCCGCGTCGGACTTGATCATGCGCATGCGCTCCACGAACCGCGATGAGTTCGTGATCTCCGTTCCGGGAATGCGCGCGGCCACTTGGCTGTACATCTCCAGGTCGGGCGGAATCGGGTCGGAGGTGCGGACCAATGAAGAGATCAGATGGAGTCGCGGCGACTGCTTCATCCGGGCCAGCACGATTCCATCGAGCCGGTCAACGCGACGGATACGATCGAAGCTCCAGGCAACCTGGAGCGACTCAGTGAGCGCCGGACGCTCTCCGGTCCACTGTTCCGACTCGGGATCGCGCGGTCTCAGAAGCAGGATCTCATCCTCCGGCGTACCGGGCTGCAGCACCAGTATGGCACCCGGTTCATCCCGGCCGGTCAGGTACCAGAAGTTGCCGACGGCACGGTATCCATCCGCCGTCATCTCTCCTTGGGAGCAGAGGACCGCCAGGCCGTCCTTCAGGGAATCGAGGAGCGCGAGGCGGCGCTGATGGAACGTCTCGCTGCCGATGACGGCAGGGGCGGGAGGATTCGGCGTCTGCCCCATCACGGGGCCCGCAACAAACACCACGGCAAGTGCCACACAGATTGATGCGATGCCGATCGTCAGTCTTCTGCGTCTTCCGTACCTCACAGTGTCCCTCCCATCCCGGCGCTTGCCAACCGGCGCCGCAAACGCGCAAGACCGATGATGGTGGGGAAGACTGCCGGCGGCAATGAGGAAATTGCGGAGAATCGCTTTCACCGCACGCGAGAGCATGCGGTCGGGTGCCACGAGTTCACTCGGTTGCTGAGGCGACCTCAGTCGGGACGGATCCGCTGCAGGGCCGGCCAGCGGATGAGGCGCGTTTCGAACGGCTGTGTCATGCGTACATGAGAGGGCAGCACCCGCAGCGAGTAGCCATGGCGGCCGCTGCGCGGGCAGGTCGTGCTGCCGGTAAAGACCCAGCGTCCGTCACCGGCCGGACGGCGTTCCGCCAACGGAATGGCGACCGCCCCGCCGATCTCATCCTGGGCGTCGAGCAGACCGATGAAGAGCTGCACCTGCACGTCCTCCGGTGAGAGCGCCCCCAAGGCGACGGTCGCCGAGACGGTGACCGGCTTGCCGACCGTCGTGCGACCATGGTCGGGAGACTCGACGGCGACGATCATCACCCTGTCCCAGTTCTGCCGGATCTTCTCTTTCCAGGAGCAGTACGCGCGCAACGCCTCGCGGTCGGCCGCCAGCGCTTCGTACTCCTCGATCGCCGGCAGATAGAACCGTTCGGTGTACTCGCGCACCATGCGGTTGGCGT from Candidatus Zixiibacteriota bacterium includes these protein-coding regions:
- a CDS encoding ABC transporter permease, whose protein sequence is MGLILGYTLRNLAVRKLTTTLTVSGLSLVVFVFAAVMMLAHGLEKTLVATGSADNAIVVRAAASTETVSLLSREQGAIVKTQPEILLGGDGAPVAAGEIVVLINIDKRKNGEPANVVIRGTVPAAFPLRPNVKLTSGRMFTPGTSEVIAGSAVAANFRGCGLGEHVTFAGREWNVVGTFDAGGAGFDSELWGDVEQVQQSFRRPILSSMTVKLRDPAEFQKFKERLESDPRLTIDVKRELDYYADQSRATATFIRVIGTVISIIFAFGAMVGAMITMYATVANRTVEIGTLRAIGFSRRAVMLVFLIESLWLSLIGAGIGLVAASLMSLVRISTTNWDTLSELAFGFAVSPQIILGSLIFAVAMGLCGGFLPAVRAARANIVESLRAA
- a CDS encoding Xaa-Pro peptidase family protein, which translates into the protein MRYGRRRRLTIGIASICVALAVVFVAGPVMGQTPNPPAPAVIGSETFHQRRLALLDSLKDGLAVLCSQGEMTADGYRAVGNFWYLTGRDEPGAILVLQPGTPEDEILLLRPRDPESEQWTGERPALTESLQVAWSFDRIRRVDRLDGIVLARMKQSPRLHLISSLVRTSDPIPPDLEMYSQVAARIPGTEITNSSRFVERMRMIKSDAEIAAIEKAIALTHQGITDELAAVHPGTTELALDGVLEESLKRRGVEHLAFEPIIGTGPDAAIVHYGKRERVLAAGDLLLIDCGAEWDHYCSDITRTVPVDGFFTPEQAALYDIVLAAQTAAIAAVRPGVTLRQIDSTARAVIRQSGYVDQMIHFTAHHLGLEVHDAADEALPLAPGMVIAVEPGIYLPDRKIGVRIEDDVLVTPEGNRVLSAAIPRERAAVESWLAAVRK